One window of Alteriqipengyuania lutimaris genomic DNA carries:
- a CDS encoding nuclear transport factor 2 family protein produces the protein MSRMEQFQAVIDSWKRKDVEAVLGAMTDDVVWHFAAAIAPPARGKAEARAFIDAFGANIGEVRWRIFHHCEEGDRLFVEGVDEYTTKDGIDIAAPYAGVIEFRGDKISGWRDYVDRGVIDSQKAGDGWSDQVKGLVGRPAQ, from the coding sequence ATGTCCCGAATGGAACAGTTTCAGGCCGTCATCGACTCGTGGAAGCGCAAGGACGTCGAGGCTGTGCTCGGCGCGATGACCGACGACGTCGTCTGGCATTTCGCCGCCGCAATCGCTCCGCCCGCGCGCGGCAAGGCCGAAGCGCGCGCCTTCATCGACGCTTTCGGAGCCAATATCGGCGAGGTGCGCTGGCGGATCTTCCACCACTGCGAGGAGGGGGACCGGCTGTTCGTCGAGGGGGTGGACGAATACACGACGAAGGACGGCATCGACATCGCGGCACCCTACGCCGGGGTCATCGAATTCCGCGGCGACAAGATCAGCGGCTGGCGCGACTATGTCGACCGGGGCGTGATCGACAGCCAGAAGGCGGGCGACGGCTGGTCCGACCAGGTCAAGGGACTCGTCGGGCGGCCAGCGCAATGA
- a CDS encoding FAD binding domain-containing protein: MRPFDYTRARTLTDAAQITADPDTAPIAGGTNLLDLMKLQVETPRQLADINRIGLNEIEDSDDGGLSIGALATNTETAVHPRVRSDYPVLARAILAGATQQLRNKATNGGNLCQRTRCYYFTNIDQPCNKREPGSGCGAINGIAKLHGILGTSDQCIATYPGDMAVALSALDAQVHITTPEGGERSVPVREFHCLPGDTPWRDNVLEAGELVTRITLPPPVAGTQIYRKVRERSSYAFALVSIAAIVEMEGGLFTRADLAFGGIAHKPWHDPRVSEALIGKAPSTQLFDKAADILLEDARGYGENDFKIPLARRTLHAVLEHATEDAA, from the coding sequence ATGAGGCCGTTCGACTACACCCGCGCCCGCACGCTGACCGACGCAGCGCAGATCACCGCAGACCCGGACACCGCACCCATCGCCGGTGGCACCAACCTGCTCGACCTGATGAAACTGCAGGTCGAGACCCCGCGCCAGCTCGCAGACATCAACCGCATCGGCCTCAACGAGATCGAAGACAGCGACGACGGCGGTCTGTCCATCGGAGCGCTGGCGACCAATACCGAAACGGCCGTTCACCCCCGCGTGCGGTCCGACTATCCCGTTCTGGCGCGCGCGATCCTTGCCGGGGCCACCCAGCAGTTGCGCAACAAGGCCACGAATGGCGGCAACCTGTGCCAGCGCACGCGCTGCTACTACTTCACCAATATCGACCAACCCTGCAACAAGCGCGAGCCCGGTAGCGGATGCGGCGCGATCAACGGGATCGCGAAGCTGCACGGCATCCTCGGTACCAGCGACCAGTGCATCGCGACCTACCCCGGCGATATGGCCGTGGCGCTGAGCGCGCTGGACGCACAGGTTCACATCACCACGCCCGAAGGCGGCGAACGGAGCGTCCCGGTCCGCGAATTCCATTGCCTGCCCGGCGATACGCCGTGGCGCGACAACGTGCTCGAAGCGGGCGAGCTCGTCACCCGGATCACGCTGCCGCCTCCCGTCGCGGGCACGCAGATCTATCGCAAGGTCCGCGAACGCTCGTCATATGCCTTCGCGCTCGTTTCCATCGCCGCCATCGTCGAGATGGAAGGCGGCCTCTTCACCCGCGCGGACCTCGCTTTCGGCGGCATCGCGCACAAGCCGTGGCACGATCCGCGCGTGTCCGAAGCTCTAATCGGCAAGGCTCCGTCGACGCAGCTGTTCGACAAGGCCGCGGACATCCTGCTCGAAGATGCGCGCGGTTACGGCGAGAACGATTTCAAGATCCCCCTCGCACGGCGCACGCTTCACGCCGTCCTCGAACACGCAACGGAGGACGCGGCATGA
- a CDS encoding AMP-binding protein has translation MNAPHSPDSWRQAPFRHAEFLPVDLDVQEDADGTIRLKSNQPFEPIDANLARAFLKTAGRLGHTQALAERGAGGEWAYTSFADLARQVNGASQWMLDNLPRGGVFVIMAENSVAVAALSFAAFATGTILCPISPAYGMAGGDHARLRHVFDSVSPAAIYCDPREAYAAALRDIGCEATIIARDPAVFGDGAICLADVFATEPTDAVAAAIEQVDTEAAAQYMMTSGSTGLPKVVQQSLTALAANTAQGIGLIGRAAGWDDVMLDWLPWHHAAGASVLRAGLIQGGTLHIDAGKPAPGLFDTSIDNLRDISVPYFNNVPLGYSMLVDAMDQDEALRDTFFAKMRLMLYGGAGLPQHVYDKLQRHAVAATGHRIHMTTGYGMTETVSGCCAIHFETDKVGIGLPGPGVEMKLVPTGERYEARLRGPMLMIGYLNEPEKTAAAFDEEGYYRTGDLVVFHDRDDPAQGLVFAGRMAEEFKLSNGTWVYGGQLREQLLKVLSDDVAELVLADDGRPFLAMLAWPKPGATLDEIAGKLADFNQGQQGGSAKIRRVTLLENPPSANDHEISDKGTINRRAVLDNRADAVEALFADDRPTSVREV, from the coding sequence ATGAATGCGCCCCATTCCCCCGATAGCTGGCGCCAGGCTCCGTTCCGCCACGCCGAATTCCTGCCCGTCGATCTCGATGTGCAGGAAGACGCGGACGGCACGATCCGCCTGAAGAGCAACCAGCCCTTCGAGCCGATCGATGCCAATCTCGCGCGCGCGTTCCTGAAAACCGCCGGTCGGCTCGGCCATACGCAGGCTCTCGCCGAGCGAGGCGCGGGCGGCGAGTGGGCCTATACCAGCTTCGCCGATCTCGCCCGGCAGGTGAACGGCGCATCGCAATGGATGCTCGACAACCTGCCGCGCGGCGGCGTGTTCGTTATCATGGCGGAAAACAGCGTCGCGGTGGCCGCGCTCAGCTTCGCCGCCTTCGCGACCGGCACGATCCTGTGCCCGATCAGCCCGGCCTACGGCATGGCGGGCGGCGACCACGCACGCCTGCGGCATGTTTTCGACTCGGTCTCGCCCGCCGCGATCTATTGCGACCCGCGCGAGGCCTATGCAGCTGCCCTGCGCGATATCGGCTGCGAGGCGACCATCATTGCGCGCGATCCCGCCGTCTTCGGCGATGGCGCCATCTGCCTCGCGGATGTCTTCGCGACCGAGCCGACCGACGCGGTGGCTGCGGCGATCGAGCAGGTCGATACCGAAGCGGCTGCGCAATACATGATGACGTCCGGCTCCACTGGGCTGCCCAAGGTCGTCCAGCAATCGCTCACAGCGCTGGCCGCGAACACCGCGCAGGGCATCGGTCTGATCGGCCGTGCCGCCGGATGGGACGACGTGATGCTCGACTGGCTGCCGTGGCACCATGCGGCAGGCGCGAGCGTGCTGCGCGCAGGGCTGATCCAGGGCGGAACGCTGCACATAGATGCCGGCAAGCCCGCGCCCGGCCTGTTCGACACGAGCATCGACAATCTGCGCGACATTTCGGTGCCCTATTTCAACAATGTCCCGCTCGGATACTCCATGCTCGTCGACGCGATGGATCAGGACGAGGCGCTGCGGGATACCTTCTTCGCCAAGATGCGGCTGATGCTCTACGGCGGCGCGGGCCTGCCCCAGCATGTCTACGACAAGCTGCAGCGCCACGCGGTCGCCGCGACCGGCCACCGGATTCACATGACCACCGGCTACGGCATGACCGAGACCGTTTCGGGCTGCTGCGCGATCCATTTCGAAACCGACAAGGTCGGCATCGGCCTGCCCGGCCCCGGGGTCGAGATGAAGCTGGTCCCCACGGGCGAGCGCTACGAGGCGCGGCTCCGTGGGCCCATGCTGATGATCGGCTATCTGAACGAGCCGGAAAAGACCGCGGCGGCCTTCGATGAGGAAGGCTACTACCGCACAGGCGACCTCGTGGTGTTCCACGACCGCGACGATCCGGCGCAGGGCCTCGTCTTCGCGGGCCGGATGGCCGAGGAATTCAAGCTGTCCAACGGCACCTGGGTCTATGGCGGGCAATTGCGCGAGCAGCTGCTCAAGGTGCTCAGCGACGATGTCGCCGAGCTGGTGCTGGCGGATGACGGCCGCCCCTTCCTCGCGATGCTCGCATGGCCCAAGCCGGGCGCGACACTCGACGAGATTGCGGGCAAGCTGGCGGACTTCAACCAGGGCCAGCAGGGCGGATCGGCGAAGATCCGCCGGGTCACGCTGCTCGAGAATCCGCCGAGCGCAAATGACCACGAAATTTCGGACAAGGGCACGATCAACCGGCGCGCGGTGCTCGATAACCGGGCCGACGCGGTCGAGGCGCTGTTCGCCGACGATCGGCCCACCAGCGTGCGCGAAGTCTGA
- a CDS encoding FMN-dependent NADH-azoreductase, which translates to MTNILHVTASIRSGESVSRKLGNRLVEKISQGTDANIVTRDLAANDLPLIDADRFAANLTPPAERDEKQQALADVADALIEELQAADTLVLSLPVYNFTMPSTLKAWADLVARAGTTFRYTESGPEGLLTGKKAYVVIASGGTPIGSEIDFLTPWLRHFLGFLGITDVEIVAADGIMGVDGEEKIEAAAQTIERLAA; encoded by the coding sequence ATGACCAATATCCTGCATGTCACCGCCAGCATTCGCAGCGGCGAATCCGTCTCGCGCAAGCTCGGCAACCGGCTGGTCGAAAAGATCAGCCAGGGCACAGACGCCAACATCGTGACCCGCGATCTGGCCGCCAACGACCTGCCGCTGATCGACGCGGACCGCTTCGCCGCCAACCTGACCCCGCCCGCCGAGCGTGACGAGAAGCAGCAGGCGCTGGCAGATGTCGCCGACGCACTGATCGAGGAACTCCAGGCCGCCGATACGCTGGTCCTCAGCCTGCCGGTCTACAACTTCACCATGCCCTCCACGCTGAAGGCTTGGGCCGATCTGGTCGCGCGCGCCGGGACCACGTTCCGCTATACCGAAAGCGGCCCGGAAGGCCTGCTGACCGGCAAGAAGGCCTATGTCGTCATCGCCAGCGGTGGCACGCCGATCGGTAGCGAGATCGACTTCCTCACGCCCTGGCTGCGCCACTTCCTCGGCTTCCTCGGCATCACCGATGTCGAGATCGTGGCCGCCGACGGCATCATGGGTGTCGATGGCGAGGAGAAGATCGAAGCCGCCGCTCAGACCATCGAGAGGCTGGCGGCCTGA
- a CDS encoding XdhC family protein, producing the protein MLAELDRASILGEDHAALAAAGEPGVGLCTVVGIDGSFSRRLGAQLAVSPDGSTIGSLSDGCLEAQLASDMRELQRPSVVRYGHGSPKIDFRLPCGGGLDILLDPMPDRSACAEATAALARREPARLALPAVSPLAERHYIPALRIVAFGEGPELEALVRLASAMGTELDSFDKQRLTLGQAASECRFDCWTAALLLFHDHEWELPLLEQALSSEAFYVGAQGGENARIARALALGGRGVAEEDIARVRSPVGLIPACKTPTSLALSALAEVVGQYERMHAGA; encoded by the coding sequence ATGCTCGCCGAACTCGACCGAGCATCGATCCTCGGCGAGGACCATGCCGCGCTTGCTGCTGCGGGGGAGCCCGGGGTGGGCCTGTGCACCGTGGTCGGCATCGACGGCAGCTTCTCGCGGCGCCTCGGCGCGCAACTGGCGGTGTCTCCCGACGGCTCCACGATCGGCAGCCTGTCGGATGGCTGCCTCGAAGCGCAGCTGGCCTCGGATATGCGCGAATTGCAGCGGCCGAGCGTGGTCCGTTACGGTCATGGATCGCCCAAGATCGACTTTCGCCTGCCATGCGGCGGCGGGCTCGATATCCTGCTCGATCCCATGCCCGACCGCAGCGCCTGCGCCGAAGCGACGGCGGCGCTGGCCCGGCGCGAACCGGCCCGGCTTGCCCTGCCCGCCGTCTCTCCGTTGGCCGAGCGCCACTACATACCCGCACTGCGCATCGTCGCATTCGGCGAAGGGCCCGAACTCGAAGCGCTCGTTCGTCTGGCTTCGGCGATGGGAACCGAACTCGACAGCTTCGACAAGCAGCGCCTCACGCTGGGCCAGGCGGCGAGCGAGTGCAGGTTCGACTGTTGGACCGCCGCCCTGCTGCTGTTCCACGATCACGAGTGGGAGCTGCCGCTGCTCGAACAGGCGCTTTCGAGCGAGGCCTTCTATGTCGGCGCCCAAGGCGGTGAGAATGCCCGGATCGCACGCGCACTCGCCCTCGGCGGGCGCGGCGTTGCCGAGGAGGATATTGCGCGGGTCCGCAGTCCGGTCGGCCTGATCCCCGCGTGCAAGACACCGACCAGCCTCGCCCTATCCGCGCTAGCAGAGGTGGTCGGGCAATACGAGCGCATGCATGCCGGCGCCTGA
- a CDS encoding nucleotidyltransferase family protein, protein MPAPDRGTAFILLAAGRSRRFGGEKLTADFRGAPLWEWAAKAAENAGFRHRYIVTGENSPHFARPGWTQVTNPHAEQGIGTSIAAGVEAASGHDRIVIALADMPLITANHLQRLAEADGTVFTRQEDGRPGSPAAFQRSAFALLQTLDGDRGAASLAFPQGTTLAPNAYDTLADVDTPSQLSALSRDVSGQLS, encoded by the coding sequence ATGCCGGCGCCTGATCGCGGAACGGCTTTCATCCTCCTCGCGGCAGGTCGCAGCCGACGCTTCGGTGGTGAAAAACTGACCGCCGATTTTCGCGGGGCGCCGCTGTGGGAATGGGCCGCAAAGGCGGCGGAGAACGCGGGCTTTCGCCATCGCTACATCGTCACCGGCGAGAATTCCCCGCATTTTGCGCGGCCGGGCTGGACGCAGGTTACCAATCCGCACGCCGAACAGGGAATTGGCACGTCGATCGCCGCAGGGGTGGAGGCCGCATCGGGGCACGACCGGATCGTGATCGCGCTGGCCGATATGCCGCTGATTACCGCAAACCACCTGCAACGTCTCGCAGAGGCCGACGGCACGGTCTTCACGCGGCAGGAGGACGGCAGGCCCGGTAGTCCCGCCGCCTTTCAGCGGTCGGCGTTCGCTTTGCTGCAGACGCTCGATGGAGACAGGGGCGCGGCCAGCCTTGCCTTTCCCCAGGGCACGACCCTCGCTCCAAACGCATACGACACGCTGGCCGACGTCGACACGCCGTCGCAATTGTCGGCGCTATCTCGCGATGTGAGTGGACAGCTTTCATAA
- a CDS encoding acetyl-CoA acetyltransferase: MVTILGGWQSDFSRNWAREGMEIADGFAEALANGLEATGIEPGEIETGHVGNFVADMFAGQGLLGGFFAQVHPELDGLPTSRHEAACASGSMAILGAAAEIEAGRYDTACVLGIELMRNVPGQEAAENLGAAIWQGHELQDAVFPWPRAFSDLSEEYEKRYGLDYRHLMRISEINFGNGRRNPNAQTRKWQFTDKSFTADDEANPVVEGRTRKMDCGQVTDGAAVVFLASDEWAAEWARKRGKDPASLSRITGWGHRSAPISYRSKIKASENAEYVFPQVRRAVMDARARAGVDLNAIDAFETHDCFAMTEYMAIDHLGLTKPGEGWKAIEDGTIEIGGAKPINPSGGLIGLGHPVGATGVRMLLDAHKQVTGTAGDYQVEGARRMQTLNIGGSTTTTASFIVENAQAA; the protein is encoded by the coding sequence ATGGTTACGATCTTGGGTGGCTGGCAAAGCGACTTCTCGCGCAACTGGGCGCGAGAGGGCATGGAAATCGCCGATGGCTTCGCTGAAGCCCTCGCCAACGGGCTCGAGGCGACCGGCATCGAACCGGGCGAGATCGAAACGGGCCATGTCGGCAACTTCGTGGCGGACATGTTCGCGGGCCAGGGCCTGCTCGGCGGGTTCTTCGCTCAGGTTCACCCCGAGCTCGACGGGCTCCCCACCTCGCGGCACGAGGCCGCTTGTGCAAGTGGGTCGATGGCCATCCTCGGCGCGGCGGCGGAGATCGAGGCGGGCCGCTACGACACGGCATGCGTCCTCGGCATCGAACTGATGCGCAACGTGCCGGGGCAGGAAGCGGCGGAGAATCTGGGCGCGGCGATCTGGCAGGGGCACGAGTTGCAGGATGCCGTCTTCCCCTGGCCGCGCGCCTTCAGCGATCTCTCCGAGGAATACGAGAAGCGCTACGGCCTCGACTACCGCCACCTGATGCGGATTTCGGAAATCAATTTCGGCAATGGCCGGCGCAATCCGAACGCTCAGACGCGCAAGTGGCAGTTTACCGACAAGAGCTTCACCGCCGACGACGAAGCGAACCCGGTCGTCGAAGGCCGCACGCGCAAGATGGATTGCGGGCAGGTCACCGATGGCGCCGCCGTGGTCTTCCTCGCGTCGGATGAGTGGGCCGCCGAGTGGGCGCGCAAGCGCGGCAAAGACCCGGCTTCGTTGTCGCGGATCACCGGCTGGGGCCATCGCTCGGCACCGATATCCTATCGCTCGAAAATCAAGGCAAGCGAGAACGCCGAATACGTTTTCCCGCAGGTGCGCCGCGCGGTGATGGATGCGCGCGCACGCGCCGGCGTGGACCTGAATGCGATCGACGCTTTCGAAACGCACGATTGCTTCGCGATGACCGAATACATGGCGATCGACCACCTCGGCCTGACCAAGCCCGGCGAAGGCTGGAAGGCGATCGAGGATGGCACGATCGAGATCGGCGGCGCGAAGCCGATCAACCCGTCGGGCGGTCTCATCGGCCTCGGCCATCCGGTCGGTGCCACGGGCGTGCGCATGCTGCTCGACGCGCACAAGCAGGTGACCGGAACCGCGGGCGACTACCAGGTCGAAGGCGCGCGGCGCATGCAGACCCTCAATATTGGCGGTTCGACCACCACCACCGCAAGCTTCATCGTCGAAAACGCACAAGCGGCGTGA
- a CDS encoding pirin family protein, with translation MIELRPFDSLGGENHGWLDAKHHFSFANYHDPARVHWGNLRVWNDDTIQPHTGFPPHPHRDMEIITYVRKGAITHEDSLGNKGRTEAGDVQVMSAGTGIRHSEYNREDEVTQIFQIWIIPTSEGDAPQWGAKPFPKGDRAGQFVMLASGYEEDADALPIRTDARVVGATIPAGETVEYPLGANRKAYLVPATGAVEIDGQTVNARDGAAISDLDVLRITALEDSEIVLVDAA, from the coding sequence ATGATCGAACTGCGTCCTTTCGATAGTCTCGGTGGCGAAAACCACGGCTGGCTCGATGCCAAGCACCACTTTTCTTTCGCCAACTACCACGATCCCGCGCGCGTCCACTGGGGCAATCTGCGGGTGTGGAACGACGATACGATCCAGCCGCACACCGGCTTCCCGCCGCACCCGCACCGCGACATGGAAATCATCACCTATGTCCGCAAAGGCGCGATCACGCACGAGGACAGCCTGGGCAACAAGGGCCGCACCGAAGCGGGCGACGTTCAGGTGATGAGCGCGGGCACCGGCATCCGCCATTCGGAATATAACCGCGAGGACGAGGTGACGCAGATCTTCCAGATCTGGATCATCCCGACCAGCGAAGGCGATGCCCCGCAATGGGGGGCCAAGCCCTTCCCCAAAGGCGACCGCGCGGGCCAGTTCGTGATGCTTGCCAGCGGTTACGAGGAAGACGCCGACGCCCTGCCGATCCGCACCGATGCGCGGGTGGTGGGCGCCACGATCCCTGCCGGGGAAACGGTCGAGTACCCGCTCGGCGCCAACCGCAAGGCCTATCTTGTGCCCGCAACCGGCGCGGTCGAGATCGACGGGCAGACCGTCAACGCACGCGACGGCGCAGCGATCAGCGATCTCGATGTGCTGCGGATCACCGCACTCGAAGACAGCGAAATCGTCCTCGTCGACGCGGCCTGA
- a CDS encoding xanthine dehydrogenase family protein molybdopterin-binding subunit, translating to MTVHFKQNKPDKANRLDDMKQGTLGTALPRVEGMAKVTGTAPYAAEYVLDGCAEGVLVTSTITRGEVTAIDKDAALAMPGVLAVIDDARMTTRAAQGTAGEAPEQGPRQVSYWGQPIALVVAESFEQARDAAKHLRVEYREEDDAPLDPQAVEPEEQEDETVRQGDLAHAMAQAAHSVDVTITTKGHSSAAMEPHAAIAQWDGDKLTVYASLQMPNYNISELADSLGMEEDDIRLVSRFVGGGFGSKLGLSEETVAAAIAARQLGRPVRVVMSRQQVFQCIMRRSETTQRLRLCTDADGKLTGFGHHALVSNLPRESFAEPVLQSSHFLYAGENRELMLEVARIHRMTAGSVRAPGEAVGMPALEAAMDVLAEKAGIDPVELRLKNIPEKAPESGLPFSSHKLAECLKQGAEAFGWDHGPRKPRHTQEGEWWVGTGMASAARVHNISEAKARVTLKADGTALVETDMTDIGTGTYTIMAQLAGEMLGLAPDKVLVDLGDTRHPRGPGSGGSWGASSIGSAVYVASNAIREELAERIGIAESDLELTDGKASSGESLTSLLDGKDLVREGHYEPGDIEDDFTASGFGAFFAQVRVNRFTGETRVDRMLGAFGFGRVLNQKTARSQCLGGITWSIGVALTEALEFDPRDGHLANCDLAEYHVPVHRDVPDLDVIMVEERDPAASPIQAKGIGELGMCGGAAAIANAIYNASGARIFDYPMTPDRVIAAMPD from the coding sequence ATGACCGTCCATTTCAAGCAGAACAAGCCGGACAAGGCCAACCGCCTCGACGACATGAAGCAAGGCACGCTGGGCACGGCGCTGCCGCGGGTCGAAGGCATGGCGAAGGTCACCGGCACGGCGCCCTATGCTGCCGAGTATGTGCTGGACGGCTGCGCGGAAGGCGTCCTCGTGACGTCCACGATCACGCGCGGCGAAGTGACTGCGATCGACAAGGACGCGGCGCTCGCCATGCCCGGCGTCCTCGCGGTGATCGACGATGCGCGGATGACAACCCGCGCCGCACAGGGCACTGCGGGCGAAGCGCCCGAGCAGGGTCCCAGGCAAGTGTCGTACTGGGGCCAGCCGATCGCACTGGTCGTCGCGGAGAGCTTCGAACAGGCGCGCGATGCGGCCAAGCACCTGCGGGTCGAATATCGCGAAGAGGACGACGCTCCGCTCGACCCCCAGGCGGTCGAACCCGAGGAGCAGGAGGACGAAACCGTGCGGCAGGGCGACCTGGCACATGCGATGGCGCAGGCCGCGCATTCGGTCGACGTCACGATCACCACCAAGGGTCATTCCTCGGCCGCGATGGAACCTCATGCAGCCATTGCGCAGTGGGATGGCGACAAGCTGACGGTCTACGCATCCCTGCAGATGCCCAACTACAATATCAGCGAACTGGCCGACTCGCTGGGCATGGAAGAGGACGATATCCGCTTGGTCTCCCGCTTCGTCGGCGGGGGTTTCGGTTCGAAGCTCGGGTTGAGCGAGGAAACCGTTGCCGCCGCGATTGCAGCCAGGCAGCTCGGGCGACCGGTGCGCGTCGTGATGTCGCGCCAGCAGGTGTTCCAGTGCATCATGCGCCGCTCGGAAACGACCCAGCGGCTGCGGCTGTGCACCGATGCCGACGGCAAGCTGACCGGTTTCGGCCATCACGCGCTGGTTTCCAACCTGCCGCGCGAGTCATTCGCAGAGCCGGTGCTGCAATCCTCGCACTTCCTCTATGCCGGCGAAAACCGCGAGCTGATGCTGGAGGTCGCCCGGATCCACCGGATGACCGCCGGATCGGTGCGCGCGCCCGGCGAGGCCGTGGGCATGCCCGCGCTCGAGGCGGCGATGGATGTGCTGGCGGAAAAGGCCGGGATCGATCCGGTGGAATTGCGGCTGAAGAATATTCCCGAGAAAGCCCCCGAGTCCGGCCTGCCCTTCTCGTCGCACAAGCTGGCGGAATGCCTGAAGCAGGGGGCCGAGGCCTTCGGCTGGGACCATGGGCCGCGCAAGCCCCGCCACACGCAAGAGGGCGAGTGGTGGGTCGGCACAGGCATGGCCAGCGCCGCACGCGTTCACAATATTTCCGAAGCGAAGGCGCGCGTCACGCTGAAGGCGGACGGCACCGCGCTGGTCGAAACCGACATGACCGATATCGGCACCGGGACCTATACGATCATGGCGCAGCTGGCGGGCGAGATGCTGGGCCTTGCGCCCGACAAGGTGCTCGTCGATCTGGGCGATACGCGCCATCCGCGCGGCCCCGGATCGGGTGGCAGCTGGGGCGCATCCTCGATCGGCTCTGCGGTCTATGTCGCGAGCAATGCGATCCGCGAGGAACTGGCCGAGCGCATCGGTATTGCCGAGAGCGACCTCGAACTGACGGACGGCAAGGCGTCGTCGGGCGAGAGCCTCACGAGCCTGCTCGACGGCAAGGATCTCGTCCGCGAAGGCCATTACGAACCGGGCGATATCGAGGACGATTTCACTGCATCGGGCTTCGGCGCCTTCTTCGCGCAGGTCCGGGTGAACCGATTCACCGGCGAAACGCGGGTCGACCGGATGCTCGGCGCGTTCGGTTTCGGGCGCGTGCTGAACCAGAAGACCGCGCGCTCGCAGTGCCTCGGCGGCATTACCTGGAGCATCGGCGTGGCGCTGACCGAAGCGCTCGAATTCGATCCGCGCGACGGGCACCTGGCCAATTGCGACCTCGCCGAATATCATGTTCCCGTGCACCGCGACGTGCCCGATCTCGATGTCATCATGGTCGAGGAACGCGATCCCGCCGCGAGTCCGATCCAGGCCAAGGGCATCGGCGAGCTCGGCATGTGCGGCGGCGCGGCGGCGATTGCCAATGCGATCTACAACGCCTCCGGCGCGCGCATCTTCGACTACCCGATGACGCCCGACCGCGTGATCGCGGCTATGCCGGACTGA
- a CDS encoding 2Fe-2S iron-sulfur cluster-binding protein, with protein sequence MADRISVNGHQHAVPDDPRVSLLDFLRQDVGLTGTKKGCDHGQCGACTVLVNGVRINSCLTLACMHDGDEVTTIEGLGTPEAPSALQTAFHEHDGYQCGYCTPGQICSATAMLKEIASGWPSDASDTLEGPMSVSGEEIRERMSGNLCRCGAYANIVAAIRDVAEQNA encoded by the coding sequence TTGGCCGATCGAATTTCCGTCAATGGACACCAGCATGCGGTCCCGGACGACCCGCGTGTCTCGCTGCTCGATTTCCTGCGGCAGGACGTCGGGCTGACCGGCACCAAGAAGGGCTGCGACCACGGCCAGTGCGGTGCCTGCACCGTCCTCGTCAACGGGGTCCGGATCAACAGCTGCCTCACGCTCGCCTGCATGCACGATGGCGACGAGGTCACGACGATCGAGGGACTGGGCACGCCGGAGGCACCCTCCGCGCTCCAGACCGCATTCCACGAACACGACGGGTACCAGTGCGGCTACTGCACCCCGGGCCAGATATGCTCGGCAACCGCGATGCTGAAAGAGATCGCCAGCGGCTGGCCCAGCGACGCCAGCGATACGCTGGAGGGGCCGATGTCGGTCTCTGGCGAGGAAATTCGCGAGCGGATGAGCGGCAATCTGTGCCGCTGCGGCGCCTACGCCAATATCGTCGCGGCCATTCGCGATGTGGCGGAGCAAAACGCATGA